A window of Fusarium falciforme chromosome 1, complete sequence genomic DNA:
ACTACATATATCGGCTGCCTTGTTTAGGTAGGCTGTGTTGCACACCTTTAGGTCTCACACCAAAGCGGGTGAAATAGCTTCTTTCAGACTCTGACCCCTCATTCCCCGGACCAACTCCCTTCTGTTTCAAGCTCTGGCAGTCCTGAGTATGCGCCGCTCAGCCATGTAGGGCGCTGGACGGGGATTGTGATGGGCTGGTATGTAGATCACGACGTTCGAGGAACGCGTGGTGGTGTAGCATCAGGAAGCATGCCATATGCGATGCTCTTTCAGGGACAGGGGGTACGGACGAACAGTGTGTTGGTCCCCTTCCTGAACAAGATCGTGACAATGAGATGCTTTCTCCAGACTATCATGAGCTGGTTGGTGATGCTTGCGTTGACCCCTAGTTACGAGAGGCTCAGGCTGTCAGTCACAACCCGTGGCTCCATGACAGGTCACGTGGTTACGCGCTCTGGCTTACGCCCGGGCCGTGACATGGGGGCGGGTCTTGGTCTGCCGCTGCAGGGCGACAAGGCTGGCGTCTTGAAGCTTCAAGGATCTCGACAGACCGTTACTTACACCGAAAATCCGTCTCGGCGATACGCTGCAGGATTATCTCGAGCCGTTTTCTGCATGCCCGAGCGCCTGCATCAGAAAGCTTACCGCGCCTCGTGCTTAATCGCTCAGTGTCTAAGCGTATGACGTCTTTGCGATAACCTCATCGGTCcccgtcccgtcccgtcAGTCATGTTGGACCTCCACGTCTGGGGTTCGGCGTTTGGCCTGCCGTCCATTGATCCGGAGtgcctcgccatcatcacatACCTTCACATCAGCCTCCCCGCCTCAGCCTGGCGCCTGATCCCCAGCAACGACCCGTCCATCAGCCCATCTAGTATGCTTTACGATTTTCCTTCACCCCCATCATCCCTGCTCGGGTTTGAACCTTGTTTGTTAACCGTTTGACCCCAGATACTCTCCCCGCACTCCACCATGAGGGCGTCTGGACGAGCGGCTATGCGCCCATCGTCGACTACCTGGCTTCAAAGTCCCTCGGCGACAACCTGGACGCCGGCTCGACGCCTATCCAGCAGGCGGACCGCATCGCGTACGGTGCATTCTTGACCGCCCATGCTGCCCCCTTGCTGGACCTCTCGCTCTACGTCTCTGCTGCGAACTGGGCCGCCACTACTCGTCCTGCTTTTAGCTCACTCCTACCATTCCCGTTGACATGGACCGTTCCACCGCTGATCCGGGCAGAGGCCGTGAAGCGTGTTGAGCATCTCGGCTTCGCGGACATGGACACTGACTTTGATCCCAATGGCGGCCTGCACCTATCTTCAGGCCGGGATGCTCTCCCTGAAGCGTTTCGAAGGCACATCCCTGCGCGGACTAAGAAGACGATTCACGAGGAGATGACCCCTGAGCAAGCGGTGCTGATTCGACTGTACGGACTGGCCGAGGACTGCCTCTCGGTGCTTGATGACTACCTGAAAGGAGATTCTGAGAAGAACTTTGGCTTCTTTGAGAGTGCTAGCCCTTCATCTCTGGACTGCCTAGCATTTGGCTACCTTGCATTGATGCGTGACGCTCCGGTGCCGCGGTCTTTCCTGAAGGATTGGCTTGAGCAGAAGGCACCTAGGTTGTCCAAGTTTGTGGACGACATCAAGTCAAGAGGTCTGGAGAAGCAGGGCCCTCTTCCATGGGTTGAATCTGGCCATGATACGGCTCTTCGTGTTGGCGCTCGCACTCTCGACAGTATCATGTACAACATCCCAGGCGTCGGCGACCACTACGCTACTGAAGTTAGGAGACGAGCTGAGGAGAATATCAAGGGCATAGATGGGAGAACCTTGATGCTGGCCATGAGCCTCATTGCAACAAGTGCGGTTCTCGGATATGGCTACCACATGTACAGGGCGATGCAGCCTTTTGGATCCCGGATACAAGTGTGGCAGTCGGAGCGGAATCGCTCTAAGCTGAGTCGATTAGGTGCGGTTGGTTCTATACTGGATTCCGCCTTCGGGAGCTATCAAGCTCCACGGACCGCCCCAGCTTATCAGTCAAACGAGGCCCGGTTCGTCGAGACGGACACAGAGGTGGACTAAGCTGGGCATCTTATGATATGAGTGTAATATTACTGTATCTCTATCCTGTATAGGCAGCCTCCAGTGGCCTTAGTGGTACACAAAACGATCCAAGACGACATTGCTTCTTGAAGTCTAGATGTTTTAACTGCGAAAGACATTATGCTCTCGAGTTGAGTTTAATTCTACACCAGATACCCATGTCTTCCACCTCTTGATATATCAGCTTATATCTGCCGAATCTCCTTGCCTGCCATCTCAGGTCGGTCAATCTCCCACTCGTCTCTCAACACTGCAAAAGTCAGGTCGGTCACCAGCAGGCTCTGTCCCAAGCTCCACACAAGCGTGATGGCGTAGAAGAAATTTGCGTTGCCGCTTCCATAATAGATCCAGAGATGGTAAAAAGCCGGTCCGAGGAACGTCGCATAGAGGAGCGTTGATGTCGTGACAAAGGCATACCGCATCAGAGGGAAAACGTGCCGGAACAAAGGAACCACAGAGAGGAAAAGACTCGCGTCCGCGAGAGAGGGGTAGggcttgaagatggagaatgtGCCCAGCAGGATGGCCAACACGGCCAACGGCTGAGGGCGCAGACGGATTGAGAGAGCGGCGGGATAAGAGGCGAGGTGAAGCCAGAAGACACCAAGGAAGAAGGCCCGGAACGAGTCAAACATCTCAATGAAGAAGTACCACCACAAACCGACGTTAGGCGTGAGGTCCGACAACGTCAATTGGATGCCGTACGTACGGGCGAGGAAGTCCCACGAGTTGCCAGCCAAGACAAAGGACATGCCCAGTAATGAGATGACGCAGCCCACCACGATGAGAACATTGGTAGCCGCAAACTTGGCGAGGGATGCAACCCGGCGCTTCTCGGGCTGGCGATCAAAGGCGAGGAGAATCagaggagggagaaggaggatgggGTACATGGATAGGTAAGAGGCGAACGACAGGGCAATCATGGCGTTGAAGGGAGAACCCTTGATAGCCCTGGCGATAGCATATAGGATGGCGCAGTTGGTAAAGACACCGGTTGATCGTCCTATACATGTGGCGATGGTGTAGGGGTTGAACAAGAAGCTGTTGCATGATGTTAGTATTGGTGTTGAGTACAGCCAAGAAGATTTCCCTTACGCAGCAGCAACGGCGGCGCCAACAAACTTGTTTGTCCGGCGCGGCGATGTAAACAGCTTCGAGCTAGCCGCCTCGCCCGAATTGGAGATCTTGTACAACGCATCGGCGCTGAGGAGGTCTACGGCGATGTAGAGCAGGTGTGTGAAGATGGGCCAGACCTTGACGTCTGGGAGCAGCGAGAAcaagggcagcagcagcggcgccTGATGGAAGACACCACCATCGTAAGGAGAAACGTTATTCGTATATAGGAACAGACCCTCTTGCACTGTAAAAACCCGTGTGAGCGCATGGACTAGAGTGCGCCGGGAGCGAGGGGCTTACATCGCTTGAAGCTTGTGACGGGGGTCGAGATCTCGACGCGGCTGGTTAGGAGGTCGGGGAGGCCGGGaaaggcgaggaagagggcgagCCGGAGCAGAGCAGCGCCGGCGTATACGCTGGCTTTGCCTCGCAATGTCATGATGCCAGGCATTGCATTGCTCGAAGAGGAGCTGGTCGTGGAGGGGGGATCGCGTCGAGGTGTGGTATCGCGATCAAGGTGTCGTTGGAGGCCACTTGGCGGGTTGAGGCTTGGCGGGCCACCTCCACCGGCGGGAGAGGGGCCGCTGGAAGAGCCGCTGGGGCTTTGCTTGGCCGAGCGCTGAATGGACGCTACAAGGCCCTGAGATGCGCTGGAGCATGGGCCCCGGGCGGTGAGAAGCAGACTGGCCAATTGGGATCCGCCATTGCCGCGCTAGACCTAATCGATTTGCACCCAGGGCGGTGCTTCTCGGCATAAAATTTCGCGATGGAAAAAAAAGTtgagagacagagacagcAGGAAAAAGTGCCCCGCTGCTTCTACTGCTGCTGCGAGATACAACCATCCAGCAAAAAAgagccatcaacaacaaccacaatGGCTCggataaagaagaagggcaaggccgGCGCGGCCAAGAACTACGTTACCCGAAACCAGGCGATTCGAAAGCTGCAGATCAGCCTGCCCGACTTCCGAAAGCTGTGCATCTGGAAGGGAATCTATCCTCGCGAGCCCCGGAGCAGGAAGAAGGTGTCCAAGTCGTCGACCAGCTCGACCACCTTTTACTACGCCAAGGATATCCAGTACCTCCTCCATGAGCCGCTTTTGCAAAAGTTCCGCGACCAAAAGgtcctcgagaagaagatctCCCGCGCCCTCGGTCGCGGCGATGTCACCGATGCCTCCCGTCTCGAGAAGAACGCTGCGCGACCTGAGAAGACTGGAAAGCCACGATACACGCTTGACCATGTCATCCGGGAGCGCTACCCGACCTTTGTGGACGCCCTGCGAGACCTCGACGACTGCCTGTCGATGCTGTTCCTGTTCGCCAACTTGCCGTCCACCACGTCGGTTCCCGCCAAGATGGTTGCCCGTTGCGAGCGTCTCTGCCTCGAGTTCCAACACTACCTGATCGTGTCGCAGAGCGTCACCAAGTCGTTCCTGTCCATCAAGGGAATCTACTATCAGGCCAACATCCAGGGAGAGGATGTCCTCTGGCTGGTTCCCTACAAGTTTAACCAGCGCGTCGTCGGCGATGTCGATTTCCGCATCATGGGCACCTTTATCGAGTTTTACATGACCCTGCTTGGCTTCATCAACTTCCGACTGTACACCTCCATTGGCCTCAAGTACCCTCCCAAGTTCGACCAGGTCATGGATGAGAACGCCGCCGAGCTTGGCGCCTTCACTCTCGAGGGCAAGACCTTGGTCGGCGCCGAGGAGCACCAGCAGAAGCAATTGGAGGCTGCCGAGCACAAGCCTGACCCCAAAGTCCAGGCTGCTGTTAATAAGGttatcaagaagatcaagggtAGCGAAGCCGAAGACGATTCGACACCAGCGACCGAGAATCAAGTGGAGGGTGAGGACCAGGATGCGGGTGTGATTGACAAGTTTGAGCCGGCGGCCCCTGGCGGCGATGTGCTCCCCCAGCCTTCCAACACTGGAAACAACCCCAACAACCTCTTCTCCAACCTGACCATCTACCTCTCCCGCGAAACTCCCCGACAACCTCTCGAGTTCCTGCTCAAGTCTTTTGGCTGCAAGCGTGTCGGTTGGGATGCTGTGCTCGGCGGTGGTGCTTTCACTACTGATGAGCTTGATCCCGCTATCACTCACCAGATTGTCGACCGACCTCCCATCCAGGCCGTTACTGAGGaggatggcgacgatgaggacaACCAGACTTCGCAGAAGCTTGCTGCCAACCGACGAGTCCCTGGAAGAACCTACATCCAGCCCCAATGGGTGTGGGACAGTGTCAATGACGGCGAGCTGAAGGAGCCTCATCTGTATGCTCCCGGCGCTTCTCTGCCCCCCCATCTGAGCCCCTTCGTGAAGAGCGTCCAGGGCGCATACGACCCCACCATCCCtctcgaggagcaggagcctGAGGAGGAAGCCATTGAGGCTCAGAGcgacggcgaggatgaggttgacgaTACTGTTGAGGGTATGGATGTGGCCAACTcagacgaagaagaggatggcgAAGAcgcagaagacgacgagtTTGGCGGCTTCTCTGAGGACGagcaagaggaggacgaggatgaggacgatgccGAGCAGCGTCAACAAGAGCTGGAGGCTGAGCTCACTGGCGGTGCCGTCAAGTCCAAGACGCCcaacaccaaggccaaggccaaggaggaggcgcgCAAGGCGCTGAACAAGAAGGCGcgcgaggaggccgaggacatTGAGCGGGCCAAGGGCATGCtcagcaagaagaagcggaagCTGTACGAGCAGATGGTGTACACGAATACCAAGAAGAGCGCCGAGGACCAGAAGCTGCGGGCCAAGAGGAGAAAGCTggaaaaggaaaaggcaAAGGGCAAGGCGAAGTAAGGCGGGCGTAGGCGTACGTAATGTAAAAGGCTTCAATGTTTTATACCATTCGGATAGATTCAATTTGCATgcgaagaaaagaagagagttTGTTTAATTTTGTGAAGCTATTGTGAAGTTGGTTATTGGTGAACTGTGATAGAGTGTTTGTGTTTATGCTGGGTGGGTAAAAGAACCTTGTTGTAATTTTTCTACCATGGTGAAAGTTGCCTTGTAAAAC
This region includes:
- a CDS encoding Pescadillo-like protein, which codes for MARIKKKGKAGAAKNYVTRNQAIRKLQISLPDFRKLCIWKGIYPREPRSRKKVSKSSTSSTTFYYAKDIQYLLHEPLLQKFRDQKVLEKKISRALGRGDVTDASRLEKNAARPEKTGKPRYTLDHVIRERYPTFVDALRDLDDCLSMLFLFANLPSTTSVPAKMVARCERLCLEFQHYLIVSQSVTKSFLSIKGIYYQANIQGEDVLWLVPYKFNQRVVGDVDFRIMGTFIEFYMTLLGFINFRLYTSIGLKYPPKFDQVMDENAAELGAFTLEGKTLVGAEEHQQKQLEAAEHKPDPKVQAAVNKVIKKIKGSEAEDDSTPATENQVEGEDQDAGVIDKFEPAAPGGDVLPQPSNTGNNPNNLFSNLTIYLSRETPRQPLEFLLKSFGCKRVGWDAVLGGGAFTTDELDPAITHQIVDRPPIQAVTEEDGDDEDNQTSQKLAANRRVPGRTYIQPQWVWDSVNDGELKEPHLYAPGASLPPHLSPFVKSVQGAYDPTIPLEEQEPEEEAIEAQSDGEDEVDDTVEGMDVANSDEEEDGEDAEDDEFGGFSEDEQEEDEDEDDAEQRQQELEAELTGGAVKSKTPNTKAKAKEEARKALNKKAREEAEDIERAKGMLSKKKRKLYEQMVYTNTKKSAEDQKLRAKRRKLEKEKAKGKAK